The sequence ACCAAGGTAAACCGATGTCTTTTATAATGGACTCGGTACGACTAACATTCTTTTTGCACAATTCATCTATAATACGGATCGCACTGCAGATCACCTCGTCGTTCCGCTCGATTTTCACAAGTTTCACTATCTTGGCTATTCCGCCCTCTTTGAAGATCTCCTCCGCACCTGCCCTTTCACGTGCCAACACGAGGAGATTGCTCATAGCGGTTTCACGCTTCTCCTTGTCCGTGCTCACGTTGCAGACCAGATCCAGCATTTGTGATACCTaacatatcaaaattattgtataatttttgaataattggacagaattattaaattggaTTGCATGGTCTGATATTTATGGAGTTTTgcattaaatgttaaaatctttaataatcaGATACATATACCTACTTTGGCACTAACGAGTGAATTTTCTTTATGCCGTTCTTGTACAACTTCATGTAAGCGTGCTGCCATGGGTTGAATAGCTTTGTTATTAGGgtcagataaaataatatttctcgcaTCCCGATATGCCTCCTCGAATCTTTCTAATGCCTCTAGCGCCTGGCATCGGCGAAACAATGCCTTAGGATCGTTGggacatatttttaatgcattgTCACAGTCCTTGATCACTTTCTCATAGTCGCATAACTTTAAATAAGCAGCAGCTCGATTTTTATAGTAGATTGCTTTCTCAGCATTATCTTCTTTTACTAGTTTCAGTGCATTTGTGTAACAATTTACAGCCTCCGACCAGCTGCTTTTGTTGAATTCTTCATTACCCTTCTCTTTCCACTCTTGCGCTGTTATATCTGACTTCGTCATCTTGTTAGGTGGAATAATTCTGTAACATAAATTACGTGATGTACATCTTCTCAAAATAATGAATTCTTTGTGCACAGTATTGTCATCACAGAAAGTTAATGTTTAATTGCGGATATTTatagatagaaatataattaagtaatgATGATGATACACTAAATTCTTAAGATAACATTAACATTTTCCtacataaattacaataaattttgcttcatgtttatattttgttaaacttcTTATATCTTGTGAAGGATACCAACAAATAGATACGCATACAAAAACAAATCCTTATTTGGCACACTTTACCTTCAACTGTATCAGATAATAGATTGATTCTTGAAAGGTTTCAGAAGGAACACGTCTTCAAGTTATCAatgattttttcaatttttatcactCAATCAATGTAATTTGGAAGAGATATCGAGCTTGCGATTCAGCTCGCACTCATGTCTAAAGGAAAACTAGAATTAGTATTATATTACGAACGATGTGGAACTATCCAGACGCCGCGATATTCGTGGTCTATTTTCGGCAAGCATCTTCGACATAAGTGGGAGTATTAAGTTAAAGATAGATTCAATGAGAAATATTCTCGGTTTATTATACTGACATTATTTTTAGAACGAAAATTCAAGTACAATTTAGGTTTAATCCAGAGCAGCGATGAACTGTAATAACAAACATggtttgtttaatttttatatgatcTGCACGATACATCGTTTCGCTTTGAGACAGGAATGGTTCAATCATTTTTGCTATTTGTAGATAGCAACAGAGAtccttattaaaaatatgatttatttaagacataaaataaattaatatttgatgtTAATTATTTAGTGTATTCTGCGTcgcaatatttatgatattctaacaaaattctttctatcttttaccttctttcaaataaaaagcgTTTCGTAAAGTTTGCAGTGCTAACTGGACTACAGACTAAAGTTCTATCCGCAATAATCTCTCTGAAAGGGAAAATTTGTGTTACTAGAAACTGTCGTAATTTATGTCACTAGACAATGCTCGTAGGTGGCAGCACTAAGCAGGAACGAAAGTACTGCACCTTCGTGCGATGTATTGCGGTACATTGCGGCGCATTCTTTCCGAGTGTTGAGATATGAGAGGTTATTTATGCGACGTTTTGTACACTGAATAATAACAGTATGCGACCTGCGTCACATTGTTGTTACGCATAGACTGTCTTTTTACTCTCCACTTATCTGCATACATGCCCTCAGAATAGAACGACCTGTCGGTACATCGCGAAGATGGTAGACGCGGTACACCTGTACGACTCGACGATCTGCCGTTTGTGCGCGGCAGATAATGGCAACGAGCATTTGTTCGTTAACGAGACCGGCGAGTCAGATTTGTGTTCGCTCGTGAATCGTTACCTGCCGCTGAAGGTAAAGCCCCCCTCGTTTCAAACACTGCCGGTGTCAAACAGACTACAACTTGATTTCCTACTGCTGACTTTGGTTCAATCTAAGCAGCTACTGCACTGATCAAATGTTCATCATTTTGTATCATatcgctttttttttatttattcattgttTTCCTCAGAACATTTGTTCTTTCCTCCTTTGACCAAATGAAGTACCCAATTCTTgtgtatctatatattttatataaataattgtgttCAACAAGTGCGAGCACAAGCAATTTCTGTTGCTTCTAAATTTGAAGAAGAGCAATTTCTTTAGTAAAGCAACACTTCCCTTATCATTATCCtatgtatgaaaattatatgcaataatttaatgatgcTAATAAgctatttttaaaatacaaaatataaatgcaaaatgtaaattatctttttagcttgtattttttacaataattcatgttctatacaatatatctttaatttgaAGATTCGAGATGACGGCAAGTTACCACAGACTATTTGTCCAGGCTGTAATATTCAGTTGGAGGCAACAGCGCAATTCTTTGAGCTGTTGGTGGCTGGCCAGCGTAAGATACGTGAACTCTGGAAATGCCAAGTCGAACAACAGCGCAAGGCAGAACGCTTGCGTAATAAGAAAGAGAGTACGGAGCTCAGAGCAGAAGAGATAGAGATGGATGGTGCAGTTCAGTATGATGAGGATCAACAATATGagcaacaaattattattaaaagtagtGTCATCTATACGTTATCTTCTTCTCAGAGAAATTATATGTTTCATGTAATTTCATTTGTTGTGTAATTACGtgtaaaatttttgtttcagtAATGCCAGATGGATCTGTGTACACAGCTGAGCATGAGATGAGTCTGCAAATGGAGGGTTTGACGAAGCCAAGGAGGAAACGCGGACGTCCGCCAAAAGTGCACACAGAGGCTGAGGTTTGTGATAAACCTTAATAAATTCTAGCAAACCTTGTTCTTGATTATTTTGtatagttatataattttcttgtgtttttCATAAAAGGCAATACAGGAAAATCTGGAAGCTCCGAGTCAAGACGAGGAGGATAAACAGGAAGAAGAGATTGACGAAGTGGACGGCGATGGTAGGCGCAGAAGAAAGCGCAAAGTTCCCAAAAGGCATGTATTCAAGAATATAAAGAGATATTTCGTACctttcaatatatttcaatacctttataacaataaaaaccAACGGTGGTAATCTGAATGTGCCAAACTGAAAAACTGCTTTATGCAAAGATGTTATGAAAGCTCTCATTTGTTTTTACGATTGCTGTTGTTAATTGACGAATGCACACAGATTTATGGAAGCAGTGCAAGGAAAGGAATTGGAAAGGATATTCAAAGAGGAAGGTGTGCTCGATGAGGAAGACGATGACCCTGAATTGTTCGATGATTTGGAAGAGCCGCTAAACTCTGCCGTGCAGGACGGTCAGAAAGGTATCCGTATcggtttaaaaaaatgttaaggatttttaaaaggaaattataGTACGCGCGTATTATGTCTTACGTGTATTTTGCAGAAGTCATTGGTCGCCTGGAAACAGAAGAGGGCAAGGACTTGGGCGAGGTGGTGACCGTGAATCGCGGACGAGCACGGACAAAATCGAAGCTTCGCCGTCGAAAGAACAAATTCACGTGCGGAGTGTGCGGCAGGGGTTTCCTCCAACGCAACAGATACATAATACACAAGTAATATCATTTCTCGCGCACGGGAGCTTCAggatttgtaatatatattattatatatttctgtgcaataatataatatttcaggaaTTTTCACAAAGGCGTCAAATACGAGTGCGCACAATGCAGGGATATCTTTGACAGTAAGGAGAACCTGGAATTGCATCAGAAAACAGCTCGGCACAGCTCGAGTCCTGAAGTCGAGGAAAGCGCTGACACCGACGCGAACTTGTCGCTCGAGAAAACAGAGACGCAGAACGCGGAGGAGAATATATTCGCGGCGACGTCGGAGGTAGCGGAAAGCTCGAGCGATGCGATTCACAAGTGTGAAAAGTGCGACAAGCAGTTCGACTCGAAGCAGGAATATGAACTGCACGCGAGGATGATGCACGAGCAGCAGAAATTCACTTGCAACGTCTGCAACAAAACGTTCTTGCAGCAGTCGAATTTGAAGATGCACATGGCGTCACACGGAGTGCGTATTTCAGGACTTACAATGAAATAATACATTGTAAACAATTTTTGCACGTAATATTCTTggcgaatttttataattaatattgcagaAAATCAAGCCGGACAAGGAATACCCTTGCGATGTCTGCGGCAAGGTTCTAAATCATCCCAGTTCCGTCGTGTATCACAAAGAGGCTGAACACAACAATGGTCGTCGTTTTGTTTGCAACAAGTGCGATAAGAGTTTCAAGCACAAACAACTGCTGCAGCGACATCAGCTGGTGCACTCGGACGATCGGCCGCACGTCTGCACGGCCTGCAACGCTAGTTTCAAGACAAAAGCGAACTTGATTAATCACCAGTCGACTCACACCGGCGAGAAAAAGTATTTCTGTGAGATTTGTAAGCAGCAGTTTGCGCACAAAACTAGTCTCACGTTACATTACAGGTAATTATGAGTGTTTCTACGATTTCGAAgattgacatttttatttttgcattaggtgtgcaaattaattcggtgttttttttttaaattgagcttttatttacaaaaaaaataataaacatcaaTCTTCGAGCTATTcgccatcattttctaatattttcctGCATCTATCGGCCAGCTGACGAATTTCCtctcgaaaaaataaaaaataaaagctcaatttcttaaaaaaaaagaaaaatgcacagaattaatttgcgcatcTAATAATTAGAATAGAAACTTCATAGATGAAGTTAAATTCGTGAAATCAATATTTGATATCTTCGAAATGTTTTTCAGATGGCACAGTGGTCACAAGCCATATACCTGCAAGGTTTGTCAGAAGAGTTTCTCGCAGAACGGTAATCTGCAGGAACACATGCGCATTCACACCGGCGAGAAACCGTACTCTTGTGACTTTTGCGGGCGGAAGTTTACCACGTCCTCGCAATTCAAGCTGCACGTAAAACGGCACACGGGCGAACGGCCGTGGAAATGCGAGTTTTGCGCAAAGTCCTTCTTGCACAAAGATACGTGGAAGTGCCACGTACGTCGGCACAAAGGGGAACGTCCATTCCAGTGCGTTCACTGCAGTCGCGGATTTACCGAACAGTGGGCGCTGAAGAAACATCTTCGTTTGCATACTGGTAATCGAAGATAAATTGATCATCCTTCAAATGCGAGAGAACCATAAAGAGCTGCACGCGTTCTGTTTCTTCTAGGTGAGAAGCCCTACTCTTGCGACTTGTGCGGAAAGACTTTCGCCGACTGCTCTAATCTAACGAAGCACAAGAAGGTACCGTAGCGCGATTATGCACCTTTAGATTCGTCTCGGTCGCCAGAAGTTGTTAATGATCATTGATGATTTCTGCAGGTTCACAGGGAAGATAAGATGCTAACTGTGGACGGGTCAGAAGGGTCCCCGATCGGCCAGGTCTGGCAGATCCTACCCAATTCGCAGGAAACTGAAGACCAGACGCTCAGAGATCCAATGATTGCCACCAATGAAACGTCCGCTGATGGTATCCAACAGATCATCTACGTATCCTATCAAGATCCTGATGATCCGAATCAATCGCGAACTTTACATTTTGGTATGCGATCTATAACTGTCTCTGCACACTATTTATGTACATttgtacaattaaattaatcagttgcgcatattattaatatgtcatTAGTTGATTAgtcgattaatataataatttatcgaaatttagtTGACGCCAGCATGATGAAAAACAAAGACGAGATGACGCAAGATGCGAATTCTCTGCCGCGTTTGGATGTCGAGAACGACGAAATGATTGctgataaaattgtaaataatccaGTCAGCAATAGTGAGGAACAGTCGGGAATAGAATTATCGGACTCGGACTTACAGTTACAGGTAAGAAAAGCGAATATaatttgctatatatatatgattgaTTGAGGTTGTACACATACGTATAAATTGGAAAAATTAGAAGTTTTTCAGaagttttttatataaagtagGAGGAGGCAAGAAATAGGTGTGTTTTAATGTATGATGCatgtaaatttttgaaattttctgaATTAGTTTAATTCTAATAGACACagataagtaaataatagaGTTCATTAGGaggaat comes from Ooceraea biroi isolate clonal line C1 chromosome 8, Obir_v5.4, whole genome shotgun sequence and encodes:
- the LOC105274861 gene encoding zinc finger protein 665 isoform X2, whose product is MDGAVQYDEDQQYEQQIIIKIMPDGSVYTAEHEMSLQMEGLTKPRRKRGRPPKVHTEAEAIQENLEAPSQDEEDKQEEEIDEVDGDGRRRRKRKVPKRFMEAVQGKELERIFKEEGVLDEEDDDPELFDDLEEPLNSAVQDGQKEVIGRLETEEGKDLGEVVTVNRGRARTKSKLRRRKNKFTCGVCGRGFLQRNRYIIHKNFHKGVKYECAQCRDIFDSKENLELHQKTARHSSSPEVEESADTDANLSLEKTETQNAEENIFAATSEVAESSSDAIHKCEKCDKQFDSKQEYELHARMMHEQQKFTCNVCNKTFLQQSNLKMHMASHGKIKPDKEYPCDVCGKVLNHPSSVVYHKEAEHNNGRRFVCNKCDKSFKHKQLLQRHQLVHSDDRPHVCTACNASFKTKANLINHQSTHTGEKKYFCEICKQQFAHKTSLTLHYRWHSGHKPYTCKVCQKSFSQNGNLQEHMRIHTGEKPYSCDFCGRKFTTSSQFKLHVKRHTGERPWKCEFCAKSFLHKDTWKCHVRRHKGERPFQCVHCSRGFTEQWALKKHLRLHTGEKPYSCDLCGKTFADCSNLTKHKKVHREDKMLTVDGSEGSPIGQVWQILPNSQETEDQTLRDPMIATNETSADGIQQIIYVSYQDPDDPNQSRTLHFVDASMMKNKDEMTQDANSLPRLDVENDEMIADKIVNNPVSNSEEQSGIELSDSDLQLQITDEDGNPIPISIQEARQLLSQGHFISQLDGQIIKVHPGMFAQQLQALNIHVDQEVPVAAENGIMTRPDASQKNVEPLSVSQTDAEAIVQALEDEDTDATAVATINQLEGVEQSGITDGEQAIEFMTQDGQKVRVLTSYPVDPMQLTPEYLTIV
- the LOC105274861 gene encoding zinc finger protein 665 isoform X1; protein product: MVDAVHLYDSTICRLCAADNGNEHLFVNETGESDLCSLVNRYLPLKIRDDGKLPQTICPGCNIQLEATAQFFELLVAGQRKIRELWKCQVEQQRKAERLRNKKESTELRAEEIEMDGAVQYDEDQQYEQQIIIKIMPDGSVYTAEHEMSLQMEGLTKPRRKRGRPPKVHTEAEAIQENLEAPSQDEEDKQEEEIDEVDGDGRRRRKRKVPKRFMEAVQGKELERIFKEEGVLDEEDDDPELFDDLEEPLNSAVQDGQKEVIGRLETEEGKDLGEVVTVNRGRARTKSKLRRRKNKFTCGVCGRGFLQRNRYIIHKNFHKGVKYECAQCRDIFDSKENLELHQKTARHSSSPEVEESADTDANLSLEKTETQNAEENIFAATSEVAESSSDAIHKCEKCDKQFDSKQEYELHARMMHEQQKFTCNVCNKTFLQQSNLKMHMASHGKIKPDKEYPCDVCGKVLNHPSSVVYHKEAEHNNGRRFVCNKCDKSFKHKQLLQRHQLVHSDDRPHVCTACNASFKTKANLINHQSTHTGEKKYFCEICKQQFAHKTSLTLHYRWHSGHKPYTCKVCQKSFSQNGNLQEHMRIHTGEKPYSCDFCGRKFTTSSQFKLHVKRHTGERPWKCEFCAKSFLHKDTWKCHVRRHKGERPFQCVHCSRGFTEQWALKKHLRLHTGEKPYSCDLCGKTFADCSNLTKHKKVHREDKMLTVDGSEGSPIGQVWQILPNSQETEDQTLRDPMIATNETSADGIQQIIYVSYQDPDDPNQSRTLHFVDASMMKNKDEMTQDANSLPRLDVENDEMIADKIVNNPVSNSEEQSGIELSDSDLQLQITDEDGNPIPISIQEARQLLSQGHFISQLDGQIIKVHPGMFAQQLQALNIHVDQEVPVAAENGIMTRPDASQKNVEPLSVSQTDAEAIVQALEDEDTDATAVATINQLEGVEQSGITDGEQAIEFMTQDGQKVRVLTSYPVDPMQLTPEYLTIV